The proteins below come from a single Cupriavidus pauculus genomic window:
- a CDS encoding CerR family C-terminal domain-containing protein: MARHRPAAEGGYQRGEETRARIIEAALELFGTHGFEGASTRDIARHAGVNAPALQYYFDNKEGVYLACIQFIIDRVWARLEPTVSAAEAVLARADAGEAGDDALMDAYLAIQSVFVSFAADCGDTTPWRQFLARERAGLGPPAAFDLFDRGLNQRLFGVTSSLIGRLTGRPATDEITRIRTIAIDGQGAAFPTKKRNVLRAMGWETIGPDEAARIQRVILEQTRMLLRALVLERDAGK; the protein is encoded by the coding sequence ATGGCGCGACACCGGCCCGCGGCGGAAGGCGGCTACCAGCGTGGGGAAGAAACCCGCGCGCGGATCATCGAGGCAGCCCTGGAACTGTTCGGCACGCACGGCTTCGAGGGCGCGTCCACGCGCGACATCGCCCGGCACGCGGGCGTCAATGCGCCGGCGCTCCAGTACTACTTCGACAACAAGGAAGGGGTGTACCTCGCCTGCATCCAGTTCATCATCGACCGGGTCTGGGCGCGGCTGGAGCCGACGGTCTCGGCGGCGGAGGCCGTGCTGGCGCGGGCGGATGCGGGCGAGGCCGGCGACGACGCGCTGATGGACGCCTACCTCGCCATCCAGTCGGTATTCGTGTCGTTCGCGGCGGACTGCGGCGATACCACGCCGTGGCGGCAGTTTCTCGCGCGCGAACGCGCGGGCCTGGGGCCGCCGGCCGCGTTCGACCTGTTCGACCGCGGCCTCAACCAGCGGCTGTTCGGCGTCACGAGCTCGCTGATCGGCCGGCTGACCGGACGCCCGGCGACGGACGAGATCACGCGCATCCGCACGATCGCGATCGACGGCCAGGGCGCGGCGTTTCCGACGAAGAAGCGCAACGTATTGCGCGCAATGGGATGGGAAACGATCGGTCCCGACGAGGCGGCCAGGATTCAGCGCGTGATACTGGAACAGACGCGGATGCTGCTGCGCGCGCTCGTGCTCGAGCGCGACGCAGGAAAGTAG
- a CDS encoding DHA2 family efflux MFS transporter permease subunit — translation MAEAAAAAGAAGNPATPARQPNASTGDWIAVAAGSLGALLATLDISITNSALPQIQGQIGAAGTEGTWVSTGYLMAEIVIIPLTAWLTRVFGLRRFLLWNAVLFTAFSIMCGMSHSLTEMVIGRIGQGFAGGAMIPTAQTIVRTRLPRHQMPIGMSMFGLIVLLGPLLGPVVGGWLAENASWRWCFFLNLPITMVLVPLLYFGLESEKPNYRRFVDADWLGIVGLAIGLSSLTVVLEEGQRERWFESHLIVWLSVVSAVGIGMMIVGQFTAKQPIVRLRLLLNRSYASVILIVSTVGAGLYGVAYLLPQFLSTISGYNAEQAGGIMLLSGLPAFLMMPVLPRLLGKVDSRWLVITGLVLYFASCMLDISLTTDSVGHDFALSQILRGFGQILAMMPLNQASMAAVAAEEAGDAAGLYNMARNLGGSIGLALLGTLIDRRNAYHDAVIRESVTANSTIGQEHMAQSIGGFIAQHGDAAHAKLQAVAQLSGEIARQAAVMTFSETFYALGVALLLCIPLALMLKSPRAGTPLSSGH, via the coding sequence ATGGCTGAGGCCGCCGCGGCCGCGGGCGCCGCGGGCAACCCTGCCACGCCGGCGCGGCAGCCCAACGCGAGCACGGGCGACTGGATCGCGGTCGCGGCGGGCTCGCTCGGCGCGCTGCTCGCGACGCTCGATATCTCCATCACGAACTCCGCGCTGCCCCAGATCCAGGGGCAGATCGGTGCGGCCGGCACCGAGGGCACGTGGGTGTCCACGGGCTACCTGATGGCCGAGATCGTGATCATTCCGCTGACCGCATGGCTCACGCGCGTGTTCGGCCTGCGCCGTTTCCTGCTGTGGAACGCGGTGCTGTTCACCGCGTTCTCGATCATGTGCGGGATGTCGCATTCGCTTACCGAAATGGTCATCGGCCGTATCGGGCAGGGATTTGCCGGCGGCGCGATGATCCCGACCGCGCAGACGATCGTGCGCACGCGGCTGCCGCGGCATCAGATGCCCATCGGCATGTCGATGTTCGGGCTGATCGTGCTGCTCGGTCCGTTGCTCGGCCCCGTGGTGGGCGGCTGGCTGGCGGAGAACGCGAGCTGGCGCTGGTGCTTCTTCCTCAATCTGCCGATCACGATGGTGCTCGTGCCGCTGCTGTATTTCGGTCTGGAATCCGAGAAGCCCAACTACCGCAGGTTCGTCGACGCGGACTGGCTTGGCATCGTCGGCCTCGCCATCGGCCTCAGTTCGCTGACCGTGGTGCTGGAGGAAGGGCAGCGAGAGCGCTGGTTCGAGTCGCACCTGATCGTGTGGCTGTCGGTGGTCTCGGCAGTGGGCATCGGCATGATGATCGTGGGCCAGTTCACCGCGAAGCAGCCGATCGTACGGCTGCGCCTGCTGCTCAACCGCAGCTACGCGAGCGTGATCCTCATCGTATCGACGGTCGGCGCCGGGCTGTACGGCGTGGCCTATCTGCTCCCGCAGTTCCTGTCGACGATCTCCGGCTACAACGCCGAACAGGCCGGCGGCATCATGCTGCTATCGGGGCTGCCGGCGTTCCTGATGATGCCCGTATTGCCGCGCCTGCTCGGCAAGGTCGATAGCCGCTGGCTCGTGATCACGGGCCTCGTGCTGTACTTTGCCAGTTGCATGCTCGATATCTCGCTGACGACGGACAGTGTCGGGCACGACTTCGCGCTGTCGCAGATCCTGCGCGGTTTCGGGCAGATTCTGGCGATGATGCCGCTGAACCAGGCGTCGATGGCGGCCGTGGCCGCCGAGGAGGCCGGCGATGCGGCGGGCCTCTACAACATGGCGCGCAATCTCGGCGGCTCCATCGGCCTGGCGCTGCTCGGCACGCTGATCGACCGCCGCAACGCCTATCACGATGCCGTCATTCGCGAGTCGGTCACCGCGAACAGCACGATCGGCCAGGAACATATGGCGCAGAGCATCGGCGGCTTTATCGCGCAGCACGGCGATGCCGCGCACGCCAAGCTGCAGGCCGTGGCGCAACTGTCGGGCGAGATCGCGCGGCAGGCCGCGGTGATGACGTTCTCCGAAACCTTCTACGCACTCGGTGTCGCGTTGCTGCTCTGCATTCCGCTGGCACTGATGCTCAAGTCGCCGCGCGCGGGCACGCCGCTTTCTTCCGGCCATTGA
- a CDS encoding HlyD family secretion protein: MSASSSPSVPASSVDTPAKAAPARASGRRRFLIVAGVVVLVAAAVYGVRWWTYGRFIESTDDAYLQADSMAVAPKVTGYVAEVYVRDNQQVTVGQPLVRLDNRQYQAAFDEAQATVNARQADVARAEADLAQQKARIAQAGAQVEGARADATYAASQVARYAPLVKSGAETEERSAELRNAQTRATTTLNANEASLKVEQTQVTTLQARLQQAHAQLEVAEASARQARLDLDDTVVRATQAGRVGDRGVRVGQLVQPGTRLLTVVPVQELYLTANFKETQVGRMRAGQTVTIHVDALPGEPLHGTVDSLSPGTGSQFALLPAQNATGNFTKIVQRVPVRIHVDVPNDARPVLVPGLSVVVDVDTRAHESSTTAATGAAHG, encoded by the coding sequence ATGTCGGCCTCCTCCTCCCCGTCCGTACCCGCGTCCTCCGTGGACACTCCGGCCAAGGCCGCGCCCGCGCGGGCGTCCGGCCGCCGCCGTTTCCTGATTGTCGCCGGCGTGGTCGTGCTGGTCGCCGCCGCGGTCTACGGTGTGCGCTGGTGGACCTATGGCCGCTTTATCGAAAGCACCGACGACGCCTATCTCCAGGCGGACAGCATGGCCGTGGCGCCGAAGGTGACGGGCTATGTCGCCGAGGTGTACGTGCGCGACAACCAGCAGGTGACGGTGGGCCAGCCGCTCGTGCGCCTCGACAATCGCCAGTACCAGGCGGCGTTCGACGAGGCACAGGCCACCGTCAACGCGCGCCAGGCCGATGTCGCGCGGGCCGAGGCAGATCTCGCGCAGCAGAAGGCCCGCATTGCCCAGGCCGGCGCGCAGGTCGAGGGGGCGCGTGCCGACGCAACGTACGCGGCCTCGCAGGTGGCACGTTACGCGCCGCTCGTGAAGTCGGGCGCCGAGACCGAAGAGCGCAGCGCCGAGCTGCGCAACGCCCAGACGCGCGCGACCACGACGCTCAATGCCAACGAGGCATCGCTGAAGGTCGAACAGACGCAGGTCACGACGTTGCAGGCGCGCCTGCAACAGGCGCACGCGCAGCTTGAAGTGGCCGAAGCCAGCGCGCGTCAGGCCAGGCTCGATCTCGACGATACGGTCGTGCGGGCGACGCAGGCCGGGCGCGTGGGCGATCGCGGCGTGCGCGTGGGCCAGCTCGTACAGCCGGGCACGCGCCTGCTGACCGTGGTGCCCGTGCAGGAGCTCTATCTCACCGCCAACTTCAAGGAAACGCAGGTGGGTCGCATGCGTGCCGGGCAGACCGTGACCATCCACGTCGATGCGCTGCCGGGCGAGCCGCTGCACGGCACCGTGGATAGCCTGTCGCCGGGAACCGGCTCGCAGTTCGCGCTGCTGCCCGCGCAGAACGCCACGGGCAACTTCACGAAGATCGTGCAGCGCGTGCCCGTGCGTATCCACGTGGATGTGCCGAACGACGCGCGTCCGGTGCTCGTGCCGGGGCTGTCGGTCGTGGTCGATGTCGACACGCGGGCGCATGAGTCAAGCACGACCGCGGCCACCGGAGCCGCGCATGGCTGA
- a CDS encoding efflux transporter outer membrane subunit — protein MTRIPFAHRTLAALTAIAAALAAAGCTVGPDYHGAPDVAGNALTAPAFPHAPVRTTTAPGVADWWHALGDTQLDGLIATALANSPDIRAARARVRQARAGLRGKEANLLPKASVDAAMLRTRSPDLSALSSQSGDGNAGGGGGRGPLTLYIAGFDASWELDLFGGTRRAVQAASAEAEASSEELADAHVQLAADVAQAYVNLREQQASLAHLRASEKLEADILDLTEQRRARGVASQLEVERLLTQLENTRARIAPVEAAIVEASDQLAQLTGRGPGTLDAELTDARPLPQLPETVAVGDPAALLKSRPDIRAAERRLASRTAQIGSAKADWFPKVSLLGSLGYSAAVPGHLVRKDNATWLTLPRLQWNALDFGRVAANVDSAEAGRDEAQATYESTVLKALRDADIALSRYGYQRENVVTLRRVEASAERAATLQQQRYRAGTASLLEWLDVERTRVVAQQDRISGDAGLLRDYVSLQKSLGLGWTNGG, from the coding sequence ATGACACGTATTCCCTTCGCCCACCGCACGCTGGCCGCGCTGACTGCAATTGCCGCTGCATTGGCGGCCGCGGGCTGCACCGTCGGCCCCGACTACCATGGCGCGCCCGACGTTGCCGGCAACGCGCTGACCGCACCCGCGTTTCCGCATGCGCCGGTGCGCACCACCACCGCGCCCGGCGTGGCCGACTGGTGGCACGCGCTTGGCGACACGCAGCTCGACGGCCTGATCGCCACGGCGCTGGCCAACAGCCCCGATATCCGCGCGGCGCGGGCCCGCGTGCGTCAGGCTCGTGCCGGCCTGCGCGGCAAGGAGGCCAACCTTCTGCCCAAGGCCAGCGTCGATGCGGCCATGCTGCGCACGCGCTCGCCGGACCTGTCGGCGCTCTCGTCCCAATCGGGCGATGGCAATGCGGGCGGCGGCGGTGGGCGGGGTCCGCTCACGCTCTATATCGCGGGCTTCGACGCCAGCTGGGAGCTCGACCTGTTCGGCGGCACGCGGCGCGCGGTACAGGCCGCCTCCGCCGAAGCGGAGGCTTCGTCGGAGGAGCTGGCCGATGCGCATGTGCAGCTGGCCGCCGATGTCGCGCAGGCCTACGTGAACCTGCGCGAGCAGCAGGCCAGCCTTGCGCATCTGCGCGCTTCGGAAAAACTGGAAGCGGACATCCTCGACCTCACGGAGCAACGCCGCGCGCGCGGCGTGGCGTCGCAGCTCGAGGTGGAGCGGCTGCTCACCCAACTGGAGAACACGCGCGCGCGCATCGCGCCCGTGGAGGCGGCGATCGTCGAAGCCAGCGATCAGCTTGCGCAATTGACCGGCCGCGGTCCGGGCACGCTCGATGCCGAACTCACGGACGCGAGGCCGCTGCCGCAACTGCCGGAAACCGTCGCCGTGGGCGATCCGGCCGCGCTGCTGAAGTCGCGGCCCGATATTCGCGCGGCGGAGCGGCGGCTCGCGTCGCGTACCGCGCAGATCGGATCGGCCAAAGCCGACTGGTTCCCCAAGGTGTCGCTGCTGGGATCGCTCGGTTATTCGGCGGCCGTGCCGGGCCACCTCGTGCGCAAGGACAACGCGACATGGCTCACGCTGCCGCGCCTGCAATGGAACGCGCTCGACTTCGGCCGCGTGGCCGCCAACGTCGATAGTGCCGAAGCCGGCCGCGACGAGGCACAGGCCACGTACGAGAGCACGGTGCTCAAGGCACTGCGCGATGCCGACATCGCGCTCTCCCGCTATGGCTATCAGCGCGAGAACGTCGTGACGCTGCGTCGCGTGGAGGCGTCGGCCGAGCGAGCCGCCACCCTGCAGCAGCAGCGCTATCGCGCGGGCACGGCGAGCTTGCTCGAGTGGCTCGACGTCGAACGCACGCGCGTGGTGGCACAGCAGGATCGCATCTCGGGCGATGCGGGATTGCTGCGCGACTACGTCTCGCTGCAGAAGTCGCTCGGTCTCGGCTGGACCAACGGCGGCTGA